One Desulfatiglans anilini DSM 4660 DNA segment encodes these proteins:
- a CDS encoding ATP synthase F0 subunit B: MISINATLIAQVVHFLVLMYILKHLMILPIWKLIKARQEHMEKAQNDILEAEQKAVEMAERYMREEEKAIRAASKERNKLREEAISEAMVEYDQAQATVSSIRAKVTGEVERELAEARPSLRDHAVALVDEIIPKVLGRRIEA, from the coding sequence ATGATTAGTATCAATGCGACCCTGATCGCCCAAGTGGTTCATTTCCTGGTGCTGATGTACATCCTGAAGCACCTGATGATCCTGCCGATCTGGAAACTGATTAAGGCGAGGCAGGAGCACATGGAGAAGGCCCAAAACGATATATTGGAAGCCGAGCAGAAGGCCGTTGAAATGGCGGAGCGGTACATGCGGGAAGAGGAAAAAGCCATCCGCGCCGCCAGCAAAGAGCGAAACAAACTGAGGGAAGAGGCCATCAGCGAGGCTATGGTCGAGTATGACCAGGCGCAGGCAACGGTGTCGTCCATCCGGGCGAAGGTCACCGGGGAGGTGGAGCGGGAGTTGGCTGAGGCCAGGCCGTCGCTCAGGGATCACGCCGTTGCGCTCGTCGATGAGATCATCCCGAAGGTGCTCGGCAGGAGGATAGAAGCTTGA
- the atpE gene encoding ATP synthase F0 subunit C, whose product MAIEGADLIKAAAFLGAGIAMGLGAIGPGVGEGFAAGKACEAIGRKPEEAGLLTRTMLVGQAVSESTGIYSLVVALLLLFVV is encoded by the coding sequence ATGGCAATTGAAGGTGCGGATCTCATCAAGGCGGCAGCGTTTCTGGGTGCTGGTATAGCTATGGGACTGGGCGCGATCGGCCCCGGTGTCGGTGAGGGTTTCGCCGCCGGCAAGGCGTGCGAAGCGATCGGACGGAAGCCTGAAGAGGCTGGTTTGTTGACCAGGACGATGCTGGTCGGTCAGGCGGTTTCCGAATCGACGGGTATTTACTCCCTGGTTGTGGCGTTGCTGCTCCTCTTTGTGGTGTAG
- the atpE gene encoding ATP synthase F0 subunit C, with protein MDMDTATLIRLASFVGAGMCIGLGAIGAALGEGYTAGLANEGLSYRPNKSGDILKNMLVGQAIAESAAIFALVIAILLLFTASGGDNLLRAAALLGAGVCMGFGAIGSGIGAGFPAGEACKGMARQPAFTSRLTTNMLIGSAVSQTPAIFSMVVALMLMFMNPGSLPVMPMWAAYLGAGLSTGLASIGSGIGGGMAAGASCQGIARNPETLGQVTTTMLVGQAVSQTPAIFGLLVSFILMFRALPETAALAPAMALLGAGISMGFGGIGPGIGNGMTAEGAVAWVARNIESAGDLTRTMLVGQAVSQSTAIYAMVVSLVLIFVV; from the coding sequence ATGGACATGGACACAGCGACGCTCATCAGGCTGGCATCCTTTGTCGGCGCCGGAATGTGCATCGGCCTCGGCGCCATCGGGGCCGCACTCGGTGAAGGGTACACGGCCGGCCTTGCGAACGAAGGACTTTCCTATCGACCCAACAAGTCGGGCGACATCTTGAAGAACATGCTGGTCGGCCAGGCGATCGCCGAATCAGCGGCTATTTTCGCCCTGGTCATTGCGATCCTGCTGCTTTTCACAGCCTCCGGCGGCGACAACCTCCTGCGCGCGGCGGCGCTCCTCGGTGCAGGCGTCTGCATGGGGTTCGGGGCCATCGGGTCGGGGATCGGCGCGGGCTTCCCCGCAGGAGAGGCCTGCAAGGGCATGGCGCGCCAGCCCGCCTTCACGAGCCGGCTGACCACCAATATGCTCATCGGCTCAGCGGTATCCCAGACACCGGCGATCTTCTCGATGGTGGTCGCGCTGATGTTGATGTTCATGAACCCGGGAAGCCTTCCCGTCATGCCGATGTGGGCCGCATACCTTGGCGCGGGGCTCAGCACCGGGCTGGCGTCCATCGGGTCGGGGATCGGCGGCGGAATGGCCGCCGGTGCGAGCTGCCAGGGCATCGCGCGCAATCCGGAGACCCTGGGCCAGGTAACCACGACCATGCTGGTGGGGCAGGCGGTTTCGCAAACGCCCGCAATCTTCGGATTGCTGGTCAGCTTCATTCTCATGTTCCGGGCCCTGCCCGAGACGGCCGCTCTGGCACCGGCGATGGCGCTTTTGGGGGCGGGCATCTCCATGGGTTTTGGCGGAATCGGTCCTGGAATCGGCAACGGGATGACGGCGGAGGGTGCCGTGGCCTGGGTCGCAAGGAACATCGAGTCGGCCGGCGATCTGACCAGAACGATGCTGGTCGGTCAGGCGGTTTCGCAATCCACGGCCATCTATGCGATGGTTGTCAGTCTGGTTCTGATATTCGTCGTTTAA
- the atpB gene encoding F0F1 ATP synthase subunit A: MEDLTSIPQWTLQLFGMNLVFNRDTLIMTWIVMAILILFGFLATRKKGILPNPFQVVAELFVGGFHDLTRDALDEKMAKKYFPLICSLFMFLILCNWLGVFPKLSEPTKDLNTPLSLGILGFVIAHYSGIKAKGFKKYAKEYCEPMFFMAPLNIIGEIAKVVSISFRLYGNILGGAIIILVVSHLIYSILLPPLLICFFSLFVGTIQAFVFTMLTLVYISVQVK, translated from the coding sequence ATGGAAGACCTGACCAGTATCCCGCAGTGGACCCTCCAGCTGTTCGGCATGAACCTCGTGTTCAACCGGGACACGCTGATCATGACCTGGATCGTCATGGCGATTTTGATCCTCTTCGGTTTTCTCGCGACGCGCAAAAAGGGCATCCTGCCCAATCCCTTTCAGGTCGTGGCGGAGCTTTTCGTCGGCGGTTTCCATGACTTGACCCGCGATGCCCTCGACGAAAAAATGGCGAAGAAATACTTCCCGCTGATCTGCAGCCTTTTTATGTTTTTGATCCTCTGCAATTGGCTGGGTGTCTTTCCCAAGCTCTCCGAGCCTACCAAGGATCTGAACACTCCTCTCAGCCTCGGGATTTTGGGCTTCGTCATCGCCCATTACTCTGGAATCAAGGCCAAAGGGTTCAAAAAGTACGCGAAAGAATACTGCGAGCCGATGTTCTTTATGGCCCCGCTCAACATCATCGGGGAAATCGCGAAGGTCGTCTCCATCTCCTTTCGTCTTTACGGGAATATCCTCGGAGGAGCGATCATCATCCTCGTCGTTTCCCACCTCATCTACAGCATTCTGCTGCCCCCGCTGCTGATCTGCTTCTTCAGCCTCTTCGTGGGGACCATTCAGGCCTTTGTGTTCACCATGCTAACCCTTGTTTACATCTCGGTACAGGTAAAATAG
- a CDS encoding ATP synthase subunit I, whose translation MRDTSFAEVSRFQAKIAAKALLVFIAGAVVFILLGERPLGKGLILGAAFSVVNFLLMGIWGPLLLGRSQARARMTGLASIATRYIVLAVPLILAAKSPSFNFPAVAVGLFAVQIVMIADHLVIRPLTGGGTSQ comes from the coding sequence ATGCGTGATACGTCGTTCGCCGAGGTCAGCCGTTTTCAAGCAAAAATCGCCGCAAAGGCCCTGCTGGTTTTCATAGCGGGGGCGGTGGTTTTTATCCTGCTTGGGGAGCGCCCTCTGGGAAAGGGCCTGATCCTCGGTGCCGCCTTCAGCGTCGTCAATTTTCTGCTGATGGGCATCTGGGGGCCGCTTCTTCTCGGCCGAAGCCAGGCCCGCGCCAGAATGACCGGCTTGGCCTCGATCGCAACGAGATATATCGTTCTTGCTGTGCCCTTGATCCTGGCGGCCAAGTCCCCCTCATTCAACTTTCCGGCGGTGGCGGTGGGTTTGTTCGCGGTTCAGATTGTCATGATCGCCGATCATTTGGTCATTCGTCCTCTTACCGGCGGAGGGACATCGCAGTAG
- a CDS encoding AtpZ/AtpI family protein has product MLWLRAAPKLGERPIFNIKKHGKWVDDVALVSQVGLTIAGSILFCFAIGYYLDKWLHTKGLFITIFILLGIAGGGYTAYRQIMEVTRDTDKQNKDA; this is encoded by the coding sequence GTGCTTTGGCTGCGTGCCGCGCCGAAGCTCGGAGAGAGGCCTATCTTCAATATAAAGAAGCACGGCAAATGGGTTGATGACGTCGCTCTTGTCAGCCAGGTCGGATTGACCATCGCTGGTTCTATCCTGTTCTGCTTCGCTATAGGATACTACCTCGACAAGTGGCTGCACACGAAGGGCCTGTTCATCACCATATTCATCCTTCTGGGTATCGCGGGTGGTGGATACACCGCCTATCGGCAGATCATGGAAGTGACCCGCGATACAGACAAGCAGAACAAAGATGCGTGA
- a CDS encoding PadR family transcriptional regulator: MKARESVDYLLLGSLAAGPKHGYEILQFLEQHFGPAWYVGNSQLYTVLKRLERKRLVSSEVRSQENRPAKRVFSLTAAGRSAFQTWLGKPVKHIRDMRVEFIAKLFFAGHMETPVLRRLILAQQDILNKSSERILSRLQKEQDGFSRLILSSKLAMARSWTAWLHESVEPYIETFGGTAHG, translated from the coding sequence ATGAAGGCACGGGAATCGGTGGATTATTTGCTCCTTGGCTCTTTGGCGGCTGGACCGAAGCACGGCTATGAGATTCTGCAGTTCCTCGAACAGCATTTCGGCCCGGCCTGGTATGTCGGCAACAGCCAACTTTATACCGTTCTGAAGAGACTCGAGAGGAAACGGCTCGTTTCTTCGGAGGTGAGGTCTCAGGAGAACCGCCCGGCAAAACGGGTGTTTTCCCTCACGGCCGCGGGCCGATCCGCCTTCCAGACGTGGCTCGGGAAACCTGTGAAACACATCAGGGATATGCGCGTCGAGTTCATCGCCAAGCTTTTCTTCGCGGGGCATATGGAAACGCCGGTGCTGCGCCGCCTGATCCTGGCCCAGCAGGATATCCTGAATAAGAGCTCCGAGCGGATCCTCTCCCGTCTCCAAAAGGAACAGGACGGTTTCTCGCGGCTTATTCTTTCGTCCAAGCTCGCTATGGCCCGATCCTGGACGGCATGGCTCCACGAGAGCGTGGAGCCTTACATCGAAACATTTGGAGGAACCGCGCATGGATGA
- a CDS encoding Rossmann-like domain-containing protein, with product MDDIFQELKRRLLQIDAVHGLLSESFRVTARPLSVEEAVGHPEEQDFPLQKGKESLMQAEFKGALGQAFTDQYGDFQARLEEILEMPLNNNFRRAVFTASLNALMRHLSAAEKTIHCRDQEPRRCADELLRFFETAYPGAKILQVGFQPRMIESLGKRFPMRVLDLDPDNIGTVRFGVPIEGPEAQAEARQWAEVLLVTGTTLVNDTIGGFLAEKPVVFYGTTIAGGAALMGWRRFCAEGH from the coding sequence ATGGATGATATTTTTCAGGAATTGAAACGCCGCTTACTGCAAATAGATGCGGTCCACGGACTTTTGTCCGAATCCTTCAGGGTGACCGCCAGGCCTTTGTCCGTGGAAGAGGCCGTGGGCCATCCGGAGGAGCAGGATTTTCCTCTCCAAAAAGGAAAAGAATCCCTGATGCAGGCGGAATTCAAAGGCGCTCTCGGGCAGGCTTTCACCGATCAATACGGCGATTTTCAGGCAAGGCTCGAAGAGATCCTCGAGATGCCGCTCAACAACAATTTCAGGCGTGCGGTTTTCACCGCCTCGTTGAACGCCTTGATGCGCCATCTTTCCGCGGCCGAAAAAACCATCCATTGCCGGGATCAGGAGCCAAGGCGCTGCGCGGACGAACTCCTGCGCTTCTTCGAAACCGCCTACCCCGGCGCAAAGATTCTGCAGGTCGGTTTTCAGCCGAGGATGATCGAATCCCTCGGCAAACGCTTCCCCATGCGGGTCCTGGATCTCGACCCCGACAATATCGGGACTGTCCGTTTCGGTGTGCCGATCGAGGGCCCCGAAGCCCAGGCGGAAGCCAGGCAGTGGGCTGAGGTTCTGCTCGTAACCGGCACCACCCTCGTCAATGATACCATCGGCGGGTTTCTCGCTGAAAAGCCGGTCGTTTTTTACGGTACGACGATTGCCGGGGGGGCCGCGCTCATGGGATGGAGGCGCTTCTGCGCCGAGGGCCATTAG
- a CDS encoding ABC transporter ATP-binding protein, whose protein sequence is MLHIEDLQVELAGKLILKHIDLDIQPGETHILFGPNGSGKTSLLMTIMGYPQYRVVHGKIFFKGEDITHLPINERAALGIGMSYQRPPTIHGLKTRQMVEICARSRAGLTVEGLAAHLAFTDFLERDVNAGFSGGEIKRSELLQLLAQDPDLMLFDEPESGVDLENIALVGKTIATLLQKDEESLANAHKSKMQRKMERTKMGLIITHTGYILDYVSADKGQVLFDGMLSCVSNPREILNCVGKTGYEECVRCIMQQKN, encoded by the coding sequence ATGCTGCACATCGAGGATCTGCAGGTGGAGCTTGCCGGAAAGTTGATTCTCAAACACATCGACCTGGATATACAACCCGGTGAAACCCACATCCTTTTCGGCCCGAATGGTTCCGGTAAGACGTCGCTGCTCATGACGATCATGGGTTATCCTCAGTATCGGGTGGTGCACGGAAAGATCTTCTTCAAGGGCGAAGACATCACCCATTTGCCGATCAACGAAAGGGCCGCGCTCGGCATCGGGATGTCCTACCAGCGCCCGCCCACCATCCATGGTCTCAAGACCCGCCAGATGGTGGAGATCTGCGCCCGGAGCCGGGCAGGCTTGACTGTGGAGGGGCTTGCGGCCCATCTCGCCTTCACCGATTTTCTCGAGCGCGATGTCAACGCGGGCTTTTCCGGCGGCGAGATCAAGCGTTCCGAACTCCTCCAGCTTCTGGCGCAGGACCCGGACCTGATGCTGTTCGACGAACCTGAATCGGGCGTCGACCTGGAAAACATCGCCCTGGTTGGAAAAACCATCGCGACGTTGCTCCAAAAGGACGAAGAGTCCCTCGCCAATGCGCACAAATCCAAGATGCAGCGGAAGATGGAACGGACGAAGATGGGGCTGATCATCACCCACACCGGCTATATCCTCGATTATGTGAGCGCCGACAAGGGGCAGGTCCTTTTCGACGGGATGCTCAGCTGCGTCAGCAACCCCCGTGAAATTCTCAATTGCGTCGGCAAAACAGGCTACGAGGAGTGTGTCAGATGCATCATGCAGCAGAAGAACTGA
- a CDS encoding SufB/SufD family protein has translation MHHAAEELKEKASKAKEKRALLGPDIDLAQFVTAAEPGGRLGPDGLLSLPENERRTLVMAGLDPEEGSRGGTFFQKDASVLHCRSKQPGIEVMPITEALEKHAWIEEYYWKLVSVDADKYTAAAEIGLHNGYVIRALPGVKSIYPIQACLYIGKEGLQQNVHNIIIAEEDSELHIITGCATSPHLKRGAHVGISEFFIKKNAKLSFTMIHNWAEDMVVRPRSAARVEAGGLFLNNYICMKPVKSLQMYPVTHLEGEDAVARFYSIIVGSPGSEYDLGGRVFLKHPGNRAEIIARTISNGAKIIARGHLIGEVPDIKAHLECRGLILKGGVIHAVPELEGHADGVEMSHEAAVGKIAQEEISYLMSRGLSEDEATSTIVRGFLSVDIPGLPAELKAEIDRAIEESDKDMM, from the coding sequence ATGCATCATGCAGCAGAAGAACTGAAGGAGAAGGCCTCCAAGGCCAAGGAAAAACGGGCCCTTCTGGGGCCGGATATCGATCTCGCCCAATTTGTGACGGCGGCGGAACCCGGTGGGAGGCTTGGGCCGGACGGGCTCTTATCGCTCCCCGAAAACGAACGGCGCACGCTTGTCATGGCGGGCCTCGACCCGGAAGAAGGCAGCCGGGGAGGAACCTTCTTTCAAAAGGACGCATCCGTTCTTCACTGCCGCAGCAAGCAACCCGGGATCGAGGTCATGCCTATTACGGAGGCCCTCGAAAAACACGCCTGGATCGAAGAGTATTACTGGAAACTCGTCTCCGTCGATGCCGACAAGTACACCGCGGCGGCCGAAATCGGCCTTCACAACGGGTACGTCATCCGTGCGCTGCCGGGCGTCAAGTCCATCTATCCAATCCAGGCCTGCTTGTACATCGGCAAGGAAGGCCTGCAGCAGAACGTGCACAACATCATCATCGCGGAAGAGGATTCCGAGCTTCACATCATCACCGGTTGTGCGACCTCTCCGCACCTCAAGCGCGGGGCGCACGTCGGGATATCCGAGTTTTTCATCAAAAAGAACGCGAAGCTCAGCTTCACCATGATCCACAACTGGGCTGAGGATATGGTGGTGCGCCCACGCTCGGCGGCCCGGGTGGAGGCCGGCGGCCTTTTCCTGAACAACTACATCTGTATGAAGCCCGTAAAATCGCTGCAGATGTATCCGGTCACCCATCTGGAGGGTGAAGACGCGGTAGCGAGGTTTTACAGCATCATCGTTGGAAGCCCCGGCTCGGAATATGACCTCGGCGGCCGTGTGTTCCTCAAACACCCGGGAAACCGGGCCGAGATCATCGCCCGCACGATCAGCAACGGCGCAAAGATCATCGCGCGGGGTCATCTGATCGGGGAGGTCCCCGATATCAAGGCCCATCTGGAATGCCGGGGGCTCATTCTCAAAGGCGGCGTCATTCACGCGGTGCCCGAACTGGAAGGTCATGCGGACGGCGTCGAGATGTCCCATGAGGCGGCGGTCGGGAAGATCGCCCAGGAAGAGATCAGCTATCTCATGTCGCGCGGACTGAGTGAAGACGAAGCGACCTCGACGATCGTCAGGGGATTTTTGAGCGTCGACATTCCGGGGCTGCCGGCGGAGCTAAAGGCCGAAATCGACCGCGCCATCGAGGAAAGCGACAAAGACATGATGTAG
- a CDS encoding site-2 protease family protein: protein MSFDITTLIIKIPVLLFALTIHEYAHGRVALAMGDPTALRAGRLTMNPIRHIDPFGAICLFLFNFGWARPVPIDPRYFKDYRRATIYVSVAGPLANLCAALAAGLLVRYTLMPWDLYRQVLLYLLLMNIGLGLFNLIPIPPLDGSHILENLLPRRAAIGYQSLRRYGPLLLIGIILLDNFAHTGIISFILLKPMFHLAHLFAGDGFFRLIGIL from the coding sequence ATGTCTTTCGACATCACGACCCTGATCATCAAGATCCCCGTTCTGCTTTTCGCCTTGACCATCCACGAGTACGCGCACGGGCGCGTAGCGCTCGCCATGGGGGATCCGACGGCCCTGCGTGCGGGCCGTCTTACCATGAACCCTATACGCCATATCGACCCTTTCGGGGCGATCTGCCTCTTTCTCTTCAATTTTGGGTGGGCCCGGCCCGTGCCCATCGATCCACGCTACTTCAAAGACTACCGGCGTGCAACCATCTATGTGTCTGTTGCGGGCCCGCTGGCCAATCTGTGTGCGGCGCTCGCAGCGGGCCTGCTGGTGCGCTATACGCTCATGCCCTGGGACCTCTACCGGCAGGTGCTGCTCTACCTGCTTCTGATGAATATCGGGCTAGGTCTTTTCAACCTGATCCCCATACCGCCGCTCGACGGATCGCACATTCTCGAGAACCTGCTGCCGCGCCGCGCAGCCATAGGTTATCAAAGCCTGCGGCGGTACGGTCCGCTGCTGCTGATCGGGATCATCCTCCTCGACAACTTCGCCCACACGGGGATCATCAGCTTCATCCTGCTTAAGCCGATGTTCCATCTGGCGCATCTTTTCGCGGGCGACGGTTTCTTCCGGCTGATCGGAATCCTTTAG
- the amrB gene encoding AmmeMemoRadiSam system protein B codes for MPIRTADFAGTWYPGTERECLAAIRSFTDPALSCPAGAQRVVGGIVPHAGWAFSGKIACNVIRCLSQNGEKADTVLIFGHHMHARSPNLIMREGFWETPFGELEIDSEITDLLIQEFDFEVETATRHVQDNTIELQLPFVRHFLPGARIVPIGSPPREDALAIAGRAAEHCLRLGRKAKVIGSTDLTHYGPSYGFLPKGDGTQALQWVKTVQDRAVIEQMLRMDSREVIREALQSQNACCSGAAAAAIAASEALGAAHANEIAYMTSYDVRPDRNFVGYVGIVYYT; via the coding sequence ATGCCTATCCGCACCGCTGATTTCGCAGGCACATGGTACCCGGGAACCGAGCGGGAGTGCCTTGCCGCCATTCGAAGCTTCACGGACCCTGCCCTCTCTTGCCCAGCCGGGGCGCAAAGGGTGGTCGGGGGGATTGTCCCTCATGCGGGTTGGGCCTTTTCGGGGAAGATCGCCTGCAATGTCATCCGGTGTCTTTCACAGAACGGTGAAAAGGCCGATACCGTCCTGATCTTCGGACACCACATGCACGCCCGAAGCCCGAACCTCATCATGAGAGAAGGTTTCTGGGAAACGCCCTTCGGTGAACTGGAAATCGATTCGGAGATCACCGACCTGCTGATCCAGGAGTTCGATTTCGAGGTGGAAACAGCGACGCGCCACGTCCAGGACAACACCATTGAATTGCAGCTGCCTTTCGTGCGCCATTTTCTCCCGGGTGCCCGCATCGTCCCGATCGGTTCGCCTCCCCGGGAAGACGCCCTGGCCATCGCGGGCCGCGCAGCAGAACACTGTCTTCGCCTCGGCAGGAAGGCGAAGGTCATCGGATCGACGGATCTGACCCACTATGGGCCGAGCTATGGGTTCTTGCCCAAAGGCGATGGGACCCAGGCCCTCCAATGGGTGAAAACGGTTCAGGATCGTGCCGTCATAGAACAGATGCTCCGGATGGACTCACGAGAAGTGATACGGGAAGCGCTTCAGAGCCAAAACGCATGCTGTTCCGGGGCGGCGGCCGCCGCCATCGCGGCCTCCGAAGCCCTCGGCGCCGCCCATGCGAACGAGATCGCTTACATGACCAGCTACGACGTGCGCCCCGACAGGAATTTCGTCGGATATGTGGGCATCGTCTACTACACCTGA
- a CDS encoding sensor histidine kinase, whose protein sequence is MKNETEQKTSDNRQRIKIDLLVHDLKVPLAVIEAGISSLLTRPEKYGPVTEKQQKVLARVLRNTKITQALVNDTLELGRSREGLMNYATMPLSELLEQAIGEIFDLVDSDMADSIKSCASLEVLKRTLEEKGLHLKLDDALWCREVCLDGSKTTQILRNLLTNALKYRKKLVELSVNLEKDGDAIQFTVKDDGEGIPAVYHKKIFDCYFQMDATDVCSVRGHGLGLAGVMVLIEDMGGRLWLESDEGKGATFRVRLPLKIDGKESSPRTPTAT, encoded by the coding sequence ATGAAAAACGAGACTGAGCAGAAAACCTCGGATAACCGGCAACGTATCAAGATTGATCTGCTGGTGCATGATTTGAAGGTACCGTTGGCTGTTATCGAGGCGGGCATAAGCTCTTTGCTGACCCGTCCTGAAAAGTACGGGCCCGTGACGGAAAAGCAGCAGAAGGTGCTGGCTCGAGTTCTCAGAAACACCAAAATCACACAGGCCTTGGTCAACGATACGTTGGAGCTGGGTCGGTCGAGGGAGGGGTTGATGAACTATGCCACTATGCCCCTTTCGGAACTGCTCGAACAGGCGATCGGCGAGATCTTCGATCTGGTCGATTCCGATATGGCGGACTCCATCAAGAGCTGCGCCTCTCTGGAGGTGCTGAAGCGCACTTTAGAAGAAAAAGGACTCCATCTGAAGCTCGATGATGCGCTTTGGTGTCGTGAGGTTTGTCTCGACGGAAGCAAAACGACGCAGATCCTCCGGAACCTCTTGACCAACGCCCTGAAGTACCGGAAAAAGCTCGTAGAGTTGTCTGTAAATCTCGAGAAAGACGGAGACGCCATCCAATTCACTGTCAAAGACGATGGCGAAGGCATACCTGCCGTCTATCACAAAAAGATCTTCGACTGCTACTTCCAAATGGATGCAACGGATGTTTGCAGCGTCCGGGGCCACGGGCTCGGACTCGCTGGAGTCATGGTGCTGATCGAAGATATGGGTGGGCGCCTCTGGCTCGAAAGCGACGAGGGGAAAGGCGCCACCTTCCGCGTGAGACTCCCTCTCAAAATCGATGGGAAGGAGTCTTCGCCGCGCACGCCGACTGCTACATGA
- a CDS encoding response regulator, with protein MRETLKGKRILIVDDEPDILETLEEILDMCLIDTAPNYETAEKFIAKGNYDAAILDIMGVRGYDLLDLTRKKGIPTLMLTAHALNPDNLVKSIKKGARSYIPKDKLSDVPHYLAEMLTAAESGEIREGTWFTRLKPFFDKKFGPHWRDKHRDFWDEFDETYRVSKKELEDIM; from the coding sequence ATGAGAGAGACCTTGAAAGGGAAGAGGATCCTGATCGTTGACGATGAGCCTGATATCCTTGAAACCTTGGAGGAAATTCTGGATATGTGCCTCATCGACACGGCGCCCAACTACGAGACTGCCGAGAAGTTCATCGCCAAAGGGAATTACGATGCAGCCATCCTGGATATCATGGGGGTCAGAGGCTACGACCTTCTCGATCTGACCCGAAAGAAGGGCATCCCGACGCTGATGCTGACCGCTCATGCCCTGAATCCGGATAATCTCGTCAAGTCGATCAAGAAAGGTGCGCGGTCCTATATCCCGAAGGACAAGTTGTCCGATGTGCCTCATTATCTGGCGGAAATGTTAACGGCGGCCGAAAGCGGAGAAATACGGGAGGGCACCTGGTTCACCAGGCTCAAACCCTTTTTCGACAAGAAGTTCGGTCCGCACTGGCGTGATAAGCACAGGGATTTCTGGGACGAATTCGACGAGACCTATCGCGTCTCGAAGAAAGAACTGGAAGACATCATGTAG
- a CDS encoding CooT family nickel-binding protein has protein sequence MCEAHAFVLKDGQEEKLLENVDLLEVEGDDIRLVNIFGEQKKIKGIFRSYDNTQRKILIDPS, from the coding sequence ATGTGTGAAGCTCATGCTTTTGTCTTGAAGGACGGGCAGGAAGAAAAACTGCTCGAAAATGTCGATCTGCTCGAGGTGGAAGGAGACGACATCCGCCTAGTCAACATATTCGGAGAGCAGAAAAAGATTAAGGGCATTTTTCGTTCTTACGACAACACCCAGCGGAAGATCTTGATCGACCCCTCCTGA
- a CDS encoding SIR2 family NAD-dependent protein deacylase, with protein sequence MLEERLVIEAAGTIMRSGLTVALTGAGISVPSGIPDFRSAEGLWARFDPAEYATISAFHANPLKVWEMLREMEKLLRCAQPNLAHIGMGEMERLGCLRCIITQNIDNLHQAGGSREVIEYHGNAASLTCLACGRRYSRQEKEGEDTPTCLCGSILKPDVIFFGEAIPEEALNRSFHLASSAQALLVVGTSAVVSPANTIPSIAKRNGACIIEINQERTHLTDSITDIFLQGNVVDVVPVLVDALKKGTVRHSR encoded by the coding sequence ATGCTCGAAGAACGTCTGGTCATTGAAGCAGCCGGAACGATCATGCGCTCCGGGTTGACGGTTGCCCTCACAGGGGCCGGTATTTCGGTGCCTTCCGGGATCCCGGACTTCAGAAGCGCCGAGGGGCTTTGGGCGCGGTTCGATCCTGCGGAGTATGCGACCATCTCCGCCTTTCACGCCAATCCCCTGAAGGTCTGGGAGATGTTGAGGGAAATGGAGAAACTCCTCAGGTGCGCTCAGCCGAACCTCGCTCACATTGGAATGGGCGAAATGGAGAGGCTCGGCTGCCTCCGGTGCATCATCACCCAGAATATCGACAACCTTCATCAGGCCGGCGGCTCGCGTGAGGTGATCGAGTATCACGGAAACGCCGCCTCGCTCACCTGCCTCGCCTGCGGCCGCAGATACAGCCGCCAAGAAAAGGAAGGCGAGGACACTCCGACGTGCCTCTGCGGAAGCATCCTCAAGCCTGACGTGATTTTTTTCGGTGAAGCCATTCCGGAAGAGGCCCTGAACCGCTCCTTCCACCTAGCTTCATCAGCACAGGCCCTGCTGGTTGTCGGCACCTCAGCGGTCGTTTCTCCTGCCAACACGATCCCGTCCATCGCCAAGAGAAACGGCGCCTGCATCATTGAAATCAACCAGGAGCGTACCCATTTGACGGACAGCATTACGGACATCTTCCTCCAGGGAAATGTGGTCGACGTGGTTCCTGTGTTGGTTGATGCCCTCAAAAAGGGAACGGTTCGTCATTCCAGATAA